The following are encoded together in the Pyxidicoccus xibeiensis genome:
- a CDS encoding OsmC family protein produces the protein MTKQLYTGQVRTLGESMARSTTEANVFKIFMDEPVELGGQNGAPSPLDFILAAHAGCLNYMTFYIAKELGIPVSGTEITVRGSLDPAKFAGTDRSVRAGYQSLEAHIVIKSTANADLIAKLKSEVEARCPVSDNLANATPVNITMKVSE, from the coding sequence ATGACGAAGCAGCTCTACACGGGGCAGGTCCGCACGCTGGGCGAGAGCATGGCCCGCAGCACCACCGAGGCGAATGTCTTCAAGATCTTCATGGACGAGCCCGTGGAGCTCGGCGGACAGAACGGCGCCCCCAGCCCGCTCGACTTCATCCTCGCGGCGCACGCGGGCTGCCTGAACTACATGACGTTCTACATCGCGAAGGAGCTGGGCATCCCCGTCTCCGGCACCGAAATCACCGTGCGCGGCTCGCTGGACCCGGCGAAGTTCGCCGGCACCGACCGGAGCGTCCGCGCCGGCTACCAGTCGCTGGAGGCCCACATCGTCATCAAGAGCACCGCCAACGCCGACCTGATTGCGAAGCTCAAGAGCGAGGTGGAGGCGCGCTGCCCCGTCAGCGACAACCTCGCCAACGCCACCCCGGTGAACATCACCATGAAGGTCAGCGAGTAG
- a CDS encoding HAD family hydrolase, with protein MMRLPHLLLFMTLLLDGGVAPSQPARAGADGGTVPSRPSAPVPDGGTPRSATILAEGIEWPAEFRPLATLDGPAVIAAHAALQRLLASLPKEYAGDCSYSAKAMEVSVGLERGLYFVEIQRRVDRCGWATPGFQPSPHWYELYAVSPDGKVLARYPYRP; from the coding sequence ATGATGAGACTTCCGCACTTGCTTCTGTTCATGACGCTCCTGCTGGATGGTGGCGTGGCTCCCTCCCAGCCTGCCCGCGCAGGTGCGGATGGAGGCACGGTGCCGTCCCGGCCCAGCGCCCCGGTGCCGGATGGCGGCACGCCCCGGAGTGCCACCATTCTTGCCGAGGGCATCGAGTGGCCCGCCGAGTTTCGCCCGCTGGCAACCCTGGATGGTCCCGCAGTCATCGCCGCGCACGCTGCGCTGCAACGATTGCTGGCAAGCCTTCCCAAGGAATACGCGGGCGACTGCTCCTACTCCGCCAAGGCCATGGAGGTCTCCGTCGGGCTGGAACGGGGCCTGTACTTCGTTGAAATCCAGCGACGTGTGGACAGGTGCGGCTGGGCGACTCCCGGCTTCCAGCCTTCCCCCCACTGGTACGAGCTGTATGCCGTCTCTCCAGACGGGAAGGTGCTGGCGCGGTACCCCTATCGTCCGTAG